In Caldalkalibacillus uzonensis, the DNA window ACCGGCTGGATATAAAATATGATTGGTTAACACACGTCCCATTGTCAATGTAAGTACGTAGCATTTTTATCGGAAGACAAGGTATAAAACATCATTCCAAAGACATCTAAACTCTTAAAAACAAGGGTGGTAAGGCAACTCCTTACCACGCTCTTTAATCTATCCTTTTTTATTTGCCGTTTTAAGGAAAGTAGGGCTGAATAAAATGCCATGGCTCAGCAACATTTCCATAACATCTTTGTAAAAAGCTTAAAGCAAATAACATTATTCGTTCATGACAAGAATTAAACTAAGTTTTGGGCCTCTGGGTTTAGCCATTGGAGGCAGATCTGCATGGATATACTTATGAACCGAAGTGCTCAGCCTCTACACGATGTAAAAAGCAAGAGAACTTTGCAATATTTTATATACTGTGTTTATACATAAGCTTTTGTTTCAGAAGGAGGAAACTCTCTGATTTCAACTCTGACTTTTCTTATTCGGCGGCTTTCCGCTTCTTCGATGGTCAGCAATAAATTTTCATAATACAGTTGCTCTCCTTTTTGGGGTACACGTTGAAATTCTTCAACCAGCCAACCGCCAAGGGTGTGATACACACACTGTCAGGAAGCTCCACCTTGGTCATGCGGGCAAATTCATCCAAGGAGAAGTCTGCAGAAAAGATATAAGTTGTCCCAAACATGGCAACAAAAAAGAGAGCTGGCTAATGTGGCTGCAGCGATATTAACCAGATTATTACCTACTAAAATGGTGGTCAGTGCTTTGTCAAAATGCTCTGAAATATAAAGTGTTTTCTGGGCTCCTTTCCGTTTCTCGTCTGCAAAGTGCTTCAGCCGGATTTATTTACACTGGAACGCTGTTTCTGTTGAAGAGAAAAAGGCAGACAAAGCGAGTAACATAAGCAACAGAACAAAGAAACTAAGCGGCACCTCGTCCAATTTAACATCACGCTCCATTACAATTTGGGTTAAAGCCTATACGATAAATTGTCTTTATATATGAA includes these proteins:
- a CDS encoding CNNM domain-containing protein, yielding MRLKHFADEKRKGAQKTLYISEHFDKALTTILVGNNLVNIAAATLASSLFCCHVWDNLYLFCRLLLG
- a CDS encoding transporter associated domain-containing protein, which produces MYHTLGGWLVEEFQRVPQKGEQLYYENLLLTIEEAESRRIRKVRVEIREFPPSETKAYV